One part of the Synergistales bacterium genome encodes these proteins:
- a CDS encoding trehalose-6-phosphate synthase, with protein MSAEAEQTARERLVVVSNRLPIKIEKNDGEWSVTAGSGGLVTAMNPVLKNRGGIWIGWTGSTEPMGLRTVRNILGPVSRESGYRLIPVLMGEEDRELYYEGFANAVLWPLFHDFPQKCHFDPSYWKGYTRVNRMFAQVTARHTREQDFVWIHDYHLMGVAHAMKALGVQRNCAFFLHIPFPTPDIFLRLPWRQEILSSLLEYSFVAFQTIRDRRNFVSCVRAFWPKARIFGRGPTIRLSLGESTITLGAFPISIDFKEFDTLAGTEAVEEEMERLKTVHRDKRLMLGVDRLDYSKGIPERLKAYENALERYPELHEQLTYIQLVVPSREGVAAYQDLREEIEKIVARINGKFTTTSWVPVVFMYRAIPKEQLVALYRFADIALITPLKDGMNLVSKEFCASSIDERGVVILSEFAGSAVQMNRYVMAVNPHDMEHLADSIVRAFNMPGYRQRR; from the coding sequence GTGAGTGCCGAAGCCGAACAGACAGCCAGGGAACGACTTGTTGTCGTCTCCAACCGGCTTCCTATAAAAATCGAAAAGAACGACGGGGAGTGGAGCGTGACCGCCGGTTCCGGAGGTCTGGTGACCGCCATGAACCCTGTACTGAAAAACCGCGGGGGCATCTGGATCGGATGGACGGGCTCAACCGAACCCATGGGGCTGCGGACGGTACGGAATATCCTCGGCCCCGTCTCCAGAGAGAGCGGCTACCGCCTCATCCCCGTTCTCATGGGCGAAGAGGACAGGGAACTCTACTACGAAGGCTTCGCCAACGCCGTCCTCTGGCCGCTCTTCCACGATTTCCCGCAGAAGTGCCACTTCGACCCCTCCTACTGGAAGGGATACACCAGGGTCAACAGGATGTTCGCCCAGGTGACGGCCCGCCACACCAGGGAACAGGACTTCGTCTGGATCCACGACTACCATCTCATGGGCGTCGCCCACGCCATGAAGGCGCTGGGGGTGCAGCGCAACTGCGCCTTCTTTCTGCATATCCCCTTCCCCACTCCGGATATCTTTCTGCGACTGCCCTGGCGCCAGGAGATCCTCAGCAGCCTGCTGGAATACTCCTTCGTCGCCTTCCAGACCATCCGGGACCGGCGCAACTTCGTCTCCTGCGTCCGGGCCTTCTGGCCCAAGGCGCGGATCTTCGGCCGCGGGCCGACGATCCGTCTCTCTCTGGGGGAATCCACGATCACCCTGGGGGCCTTCCCCATCAGTATCGATTTCAAGGAGTTCGACACCCTTGCCGGCACAGAGGCGGTGGAAGAAGAGATGGAGCGGCTCAAAACCGTCCACCGTGACAAGCGCCTCATGCTCGGCGTGGACCGCCTGGACTATTCCAAGGGCATCCCGGAACGCCTCAAGGCCTATGAAAATGCGCTGGAACGCTACCCGGAACTCCACGAGCAGCTCACCTACATCCAGCTCGTCGTTCCCAGCCGGGAGGGGGTCGCCGCCTACCAGGACCTCCGGGAGGAGATCGAAAAGATCGTCGCCCGCATCAACGGAAAGTTCACCACCACCTCCTGGGTACCGGTGGTCTTCATGTACCGCGCCATCCCCAAGGAACAGCTGGTGGCCCTGTACCGCTTCGCCGATATCGCCCTCATCACCCCACTGAAAGACGGGATGAATCTGGTCTCCAAGGAGTTCTGCGCCTCCAGCATCGACGAACGGGGCGTGGTCATCCTCAGCGAATTCGCCGGATCGGCGGTGCAGATGAACCGCTATGTCATGGCCGTGAACCCCCATGACATGGAGCATCTGGCCGACAGCATCGTCCGGGCCTTCAACATGCCCGGCTACAGACAGCGGCGC
- the otsB gene encoding trehalose-phosphatase, with protein sequence MPLDSEVLQPFWRNLQHAATGILLLDYDGTLAPFRSDRTRAVPYEGISERVEGLSAAGNRVVIISGRPAADIVTLFPVAGKLEIWGSHGCEQRLPDGTLHREQLSQRQRTGLQKIEQLARAILPPQAIEQKPFSLALHSRSSSPEAWERFRQQFKAEGEASVREHELSASTFDGGIEVRLPGIDKGDAVHSVLQSGGDSPAVAYLGDDDTDEDAFRALRGRGLPILVRTTWRPTEAELWLVPPEELLHFLDTWADCAQKSD encoded by the coding sequence ATGCCGCTGGACAGCGAGGTGCTGCAGCCCTTTTGGAGGAACCTGCAGCACGCCGCCACAGGAATCCTGCTGCTGGACTACGACGGAACGCTCGCTCCCTTCCGGAGCGACCGCACCAGGGCCGTTCCCTATGAAGGGATATCGGAACGCGTCGAAGGTCTGAGCGCCGCGGGGAACAGGGTTGTGATCATCTCCGGACGGCCTGCGGCCGACATCGTCACCCTCTTTCCCGTAGCCGGAAAACTGGAGATATGGGGCTCCCACGGCTGCGAACAGCGTCTTCCCGACGGAACACTGCACCGGGAACAGCTTTCGCAGCGTCAGCGCACCGGACTGCAGAAGATTGAGCAGCTGGCCCGGGCCATCCTGCCTCCGCAGGCCATCGAGCAGAAGCCCTTTTCGCTGGCGCTCCACAGCCGCAGCTCTTCGCCCGAAGCGTGGGAGCGCTTCCGGCAACAGTTCAAAGCGGAAGGCGAAGCCTCGGTCCGGGAACACGAGCTTTCCGCAAGCACCTTCGACGGGGGCATCGAGGTCCGGCTTCCCGGCATCGACAAGGGAGACGCCGTACACAGCGTTCTCCAGAGCGGCGGGGACTCCCCCGCGGTCGCCTATCTCGGCGACGACGACACCGACGAGGACGCCTTCAGAGCATTGCGGGGAAGAGGGCTCCCCATACTGGTCCGCACCACATGGCGGCCCACGGAAGCCGAGCTCTGGCTCGTCCCCCCGGAGGAACTCCTGCATTTCCTGGACACATGGGCCGACTGTGCGCAAAAAAGCGACTGA
- a CDS encoding glycosyltransferase, with protein sequence MNTTLLESYADVVDAPVISQIKQLGSKLEGKSVVHVNSTRSGGGVAEILNRFVPLMQGIGIDAQWEIIQGEEQFFEVTKSIHNALQGNSVEINDEQWSLFESVNRHAQGELGEILQNADFVFIHDPQPCPLLSLFPQRKGKWIWRCHIDVSRPHRKTWRTIKKYVNNYDASIFSLPDFARPLPHLQYLVPPSIDPLSDKNVDLPDNEVEQTIRSYGLDPHRPIVLQVSRFDRFKDPVGVIKAYRICKEHQDLQLVLAGGGATDDPEGDRVLQEVHQAAAEDPDVHILVLPPNAHKTINALQRGADVILQKSIREGFGLTVSEAMWKSRPVIGGDVGGIRLQVLDRFTGFRVQTPEGAALRLRYLLKHRHQAERIGKNGREYVRDNFLITQQLRNVLAIMVALQHETEAERLEVFV encoded by the coding sequence ATGAACACGACCCTTCTGGAATCCTACGCCGACGTCGTCGACGCGCCGGTGATCTCCCAGATCAAACAGCTGGGAAGCAAGCTGGAGGGCAAGAGCGTCGTCCACGTCAACTCCACCCGCTCCGGCGGTGGGGTGGCAGAGATCCTGAACCGCTTCGTTCCCCTCATGCAGGGTATCGGTATCGACGCCCAGTGGGAGATCATCCAGGGGGAAGAGCAGTTCTTCGAGGTCACCAAATCGATCCACAACGCCCTGCAGGGCAACAGTGTGGAGATCAACGACGAACAGTGGTCGCTCTTCGAATCCGTCAACCGACATGCCCAGGGCGAACTCGGCGAGATCCTCCAGAACGCCGATTTCGTCTTCATCCACGACCCTCAGCCCTGCCCGCTGCTCTCGCTCTTTCCCCAGCGCAAAGGCAAGTGGATCTGGCGCTGCCATATCGACGTCAGCCGCCCGCACCGCAAGACCTGGCGGACTATCAAAAAATATGTCAACAACTACGACGCCAGCATCTTCTCGCTGCCCGACTTTGCTCGCCCACTCCCCCATCTCCAATACCTGGTGCCTCCCAGCATCGACCCATTGAGCGACAAGAACGTGGACCTTCCCGACAACGAGGTGGAGCAGACCATCCGGAGCTACGGACTCGATCCCCACCGACCGATTGTCCTCCAGGTCTCCCGTTTCGACCGCTTCAAGGATCCCGTAGGGGTCATCAAGGCCTACCGGATCTGCAAGGAACACCAGGATCTGCAGCTCGTCCTGGCCGGCGGGGGCGCCACCGACGATCCGGAAGGAGACAGGGTGCTGCAGGAGGTCCACCAGGCCGCCGCCGAGGACCCGGACGTCCATATCCTCGTCCTTCCGCCCAACGCCCACAAAACGATCAACGCCCTGCAGCGCGGGGCGGATGTGATCCTCCAGAAGTCGATACGGGAGGGATTCGGCCTCACCGTTTCGGAAGCCATGTGGAAATCCAGACCTGTCATCGGCGGGGATGTCGGGGGCATCAGACTCCAGGTGCTGGACCGGTTCACCGGCTTCCGTGTCCAGACCCCGGAAGGCGCCGCCCTCAGGCTCCGGTACCTGCTGAAACACCGCCATCAGGCCGAACGGATCGGGAAAAACGGCCGGGAATACGTGCGCGACAACTTCCTCATCACCCAGCAGCTGCGGAATGTGCTGGCCATCATGGTGGCCCTGCAGCACGAAACGGAAGCGGAGCGGCTCGAGGTCTTTGTCTGA
- a CDS encoding DUF5752 family protein codes for MEHPNPLELRNCELITVSTGVEASSLLELRDGLLHVSTGSLHYHFWGRLMKPQIGESEFNNDFAWWTDAALHDRALAEKMSVINPTDFANLEELREELVGLIEERYDENDFFSWVRAERPFYFTRATMLVFDTGIQVYQPEELPDTVAQLERGSIFYHFIDAHRRTPEREDDFSFWLGFFDDEQAQKAKQALLHLDPHLLSLTELRANVAQTLRRYLKGGEAA; via the coding sequence TTGGAACACCCCAACCCCTTAGAATTGAGAAACTGCGAGCTCATCACCGTCAGCACCGGTGTTGAAGCGAGCTCGCTTCTGGAGCTGCGCGACGGACTGCTGCACGTCTCCACCGGAAGCCTGCACTACCACTTCTGGGGACGCCTCATGAAACCCCAGATCGGCGAATCGGAGTTCAACAACGACTTCGCCTGGTGGACCGACGCAGCGCTCCACGACAGGGCGCTCGCCGAGAAGATGAGTGTCATCAACCCCACGGATTTCGCCAACCTCGAGGAACTCCGGGAGGAGCTCGTCGGATTGATCGAGGAACGCTACGACGAAAACGACTTCTTCTCCTGGGTCCGCGCCGAACGGCCCTTCTACTTCACAAGGGCTACGATGCTCGTCTTCGACACCGGCATCCAGGTCTATCAGCCGGAGGAGCTCCCCGATACCGTGGCCCAGCTGGAACGGGGCAGCATCTTCTACCACTTCATCGACGCCCACCGCCGGACCCCCGAACGGGAGGACGACTTCTCCTTCTGGCTGGGATTCTTCGACGACGAACAGGCCCAGAAGGCCAAACAGGCGCTGCTCCACCTCGATCCCCATCTCCTCTCGCTGACGGAACTGCGGGCCAACGTCGCCCAGACACTGCGCAGGTACCTCAAGGGAGGTGAAGCGGCATGA
- the mnmE gene encoding tRNA uridine-5-carboxymethylaminomethyl(34) synthesis GTPase MnmE: protein MNEDTIVALATAYGEAGIAIIRLSGSRATELGAALFRPKYCRFHEIPPWTMRYGTALDRHGKPLDKALAVWFRPPRSYTGEPVVELHCHGGSLVAREIVEESVAIGARIAEPGEFTRRAFLNGRIDLPQAEAVLGLIRARSHSALQGGYRSLAGGLSGRLSPLYQQLLRISAQLEVRLDHPEEELPALDGTDLTATLAALQDELENLIAQCNAGRYLREGLRIAIVGRPNVGKSTLLNALVREARAIVTAIPGTTRDVIEEVLSHQGIPLRLTDTAGLRETEDPVEAAGIARAWDAFRDADVRVWVIEGNSPLSEEDHTLAARIADRPFVVALNKSDLPQVTGIGEIRTLAEEAPVCPISAEQKQGLEELKAHILAVGGVTPALSPDFSASSRQLGELKEAHASLTDAVELLGITAPAEDLLAHSVAEGREALERLLGYQWDDKLLDTIFSEFCVGK from the coding sequence ATGAACGAAGACACCATCGTCGCCCTGGCCACCGCCTATGGAGAGGCGGGGATCGCCATCATCAGGCTCTCCGGCTCCAGGGCGACCGAACTGGGGGCAGCTCTGTTCCGCCCCAAATATTGCCGTTTCCACGAGATCCCGCCCTGGACCATGCGGTACGGCACCGCCCTGGACCGTCACGGAAAGCCACTGGACAAAGCCCTGGCGGTATGGTTCCGTCCGCCCAGGAGCTATACCGGGGAGCCGGTGGTGGAGCTGCACTGCCACGGCGGGTCGCTGGTGGCCAGGGAGATCGTCGAGGAGTCTGTCGCCATCGGCGCGCGCATCGCCGAACCCGGGGAGTTCACCCGCCGGGCCTTCCTGAACGGCCGGATCGACCTCCCCCAGGCGGAGGCGGTGCTGGGTCTGATCCGCGCCAGGAGCCACAGCGCACTGCAAGGCGGCTACCGCTCCCTGGCCGGCGGCCTCTCCGGGCGGCTCTCGCCGCTCTACCAGCAACTCCTCCGGATCTCGGCTCAGCTGGAGGTGCGGCTGGATCATCCCGAAGAAGAGCTCCCCGCACTGGACGGAACGGACCTCACGGCCACACTCGCCGCCCTGCAGGACGAGCTCGAGAATCTGATCGCCCAGTGCAACGCCGGACGCTATCTCCGGGAAGGCCTACGCATCGCCATCGTCGGCCGCCCCAACGTGGGGAAGTCCACGCTCCTCAACGCACTGGTCCGCGAGGCCAGGGCCATTGTGACGGCCATCCCCGGCACCACCAGGGATGTCATCGAAGAGGTGCTCTCCCATCAGGGCATCCCGCTGCGGCTCACCGACACGGCGGGCTTGCGCGAAACCGAGGATCCTGTGGAAGCAGCAGGCATCGCACGCGCCTGGGACGCCTTCCGCGACGCCGATGTGCGGGTGTGGGTCATCGAGGGCAACAGCCCCCTCTCCGAAGAGGACCACACCCTGGCCGCAAGGATAGCGGACCGCCCCTTTGTGGTGGCGCTGAACAAATCCGACCTGCCGCAGGTAACCGGCATCGGGGAGATACGGACACTCGCCGAGGAGGCCCCGGTCTGCCCCATCTCGGCGGAGCAGAAGCAAGGACTGGAAGAGCTCAAGGCACACATTCTCGCTGTCGGCGGCGTCACCCCCGCCCTCTCCCCCGACTTCAGCGCTTCAAGCCGCCAGCTGGGCGAGCTGAAGGAGGCGCACGCTTCTCTGACCGATGCCGTGGAGCTGCTCGGCATCACGGCACCGGCGGAGGATCTGCTGGCCCACAGCGTTGCGGAAGGAAGAGAGGCTCTTGAACGGTTGCTTGGCTATCAGTGGGATGATAAACTCTTAGATACAATATTTTCAGAATTCTGCGTCGGCAAATAA
- a CDS encoding PLP-dependent aminotransferase family protein, translating to MSERWKHLYSDATLNIQPSPIREMLHLIRQPGMISFAGGMPDPEIFPVEQFHDSARILLREGKDVMQYGTTEGYAPLREFLANWTAPRMGRTLEDDEILITSGSSQVVDLLNWTLINPGDCIISEEPTFLGSTLNMHNHKAEILGVPCDGEGMRMDALEETIRKAESQGKTIKYIYTIVNFHNPLGCTLPADRRRKLLEIANRHGLLVLEDDPYGYVRFDGEDPPSLFSLDTTGSVIFACSFSKILAPGTRVAWCAGDKDLIRKMCVFKQGVDVSTSVVTQALVYEYANSGQLDRFLPRIIDHYRVKRDAMEEAFRKHLPLEEVSWVTPEGGFFFWLETPNINARDLFNKAVEQKVAVVIGEPFYPNGGGEHNVRLCYTFAGPEEIDEGCKRLGTAMRELL from the coding sequence ATGAGTGAACGGTGGAAACACCTGTACAGCGACGCCACATTGAACATCCAGCCTTCACCGATTCGGGAAATGCTGCACCTCATCCGCCAGCCGGGCATGATATCCTTCGCCGGCGGAATGCCCGATCCGGAGATCTTTCCGGTGGAGCAGTTCCACGACTCCGCAAGAATCCTCCTCCGGGAGGGAAAGGACGTCATGCAGTACGGCACCACCGAGGGCTACGCCCCGCTCCGGGAGTTCCTGGCAAACTGGACGGCTCCCCGCATGGGACGCACCCTCGAAGACGATGAGATCCTCATCACCTCGGGATCTTCCCAGGTGGTGGACCTCCTCAACTGGACGCTGATCAACCCCGGCGACTGCATCATCAGCGAGGAGCCCACCTTCCTCGGCTCGACGCTCAACATGCACAACCACAAGGCGGAGATCCTCGGCGTACCCTGCGACGGAGAGGGAATGCGGATGGACGCCCTGGAAGAGACCATCCGGAAGGCCGAAAGCCAGGGGAAGACGATCAAATACATCTATACCATCGTCAACTTCCACAACCCCCTGGGGTGCACCCTCCCCGCAGACCGCCGGCGCAAGCTGCTGGAGATCGCCAACCGCCACGGACTGCTGGTCCTGGAGGACGACCCCTACGGCTATGTCCGCTTTGACGGCGAGGACCCCCCTTCGCTCTTCTCGCTGGACACCACAGGCAGCGTCATCTTCGCCTGCTCCTTCTCCAAGATCCTGGCGCCGGGCACCCGCGTCGCCTGGTGCGCCGGCGACAAGGACCTGATCCGAAAGATGTGCGTCTTCAAGCAGGGCGTCGATGTCTCCACCTCGGTGGTCACCCAGGCGCTGGTCTACGAATACGCCAACAGCGGACAGCTGGACCGCTTCCTCCCCAGGATCATCGACCACTACCGGGTCAAACGGGACGCCATGGAGGAGGCCTTCCGGAAGCACCTTCCCCTGGAGGAGGTCTCCTGGGTGACCCCGGAGGGAGGCTTCTTCTTCTGGCTGGAGACCCCGAACATCAACGCCCGGGACCTCTTCAACAAGGCGGTGGAACAGAAGGTGGCCGTTGTCATCGGGGAACCCTTCTACCCCAACGGAGGAGGCGAACACAACGTCCGGCTGTGCTACACCTTCGCCGGCCCCGAGGAGATCGACGAGGGGTGCAAGCGGCTGGGCACAGCCATGCGGGAACTCCTCTAG
- a CDS encoding PLP-dependent aminotransferase family protein, which produces MISFAGGMPDPEIFPIEEFGDSARILKERGKEVLQYGGTEGFAPLKEFLAQWMEPRMGEVSDPDRMLISTGSQQIMDLFGAVLLNPGDAVIVEAPTYPGALHSLRNRQAAFYTVPCDTEGMQVEAIPETIKRAQADGKTVKFIYSIVNFQNPSGYTLSTERRKRLLEIAGEQGLPIFEDDPYGHLRFDGEHRPTIYSMDTDGIVVYACSFSKILAPGTRVAWAVGPKDVIRKMVMVKQGSDLCTSVVTQALVYEYCRQGHLDSHLPKIIDHYRTKRDGMARAFNSHLPSSMEYTIPEGGFFFWLRLPGIDTKELFYKAVDKGVAFVIGEAFFPEGGGREYLRTCFTFAGEQEFEEGAQRLASAIEEM; this is translated from the coding sequence ATGATCTCCTTCGCCGGAGGCATGCCCGATCCCGAGATCTTCCCCATCGAGGAATTCGGCGATTCCGCCCGGATCCTCAAGGAACGGGGCAAGGAGGTCCTCCAGTACGGCGGCACCGAAGGCTTCGCCCCGCTGAAGGAGTTCCTCGCGCAGTGGATGGAACCGCGTATGGGCGAGGTCTCCGACCCGGACCGCATGCTCATCTCCACGGGATCGCAGCAGATCATGGATCTCTTCGGCGCCGTCCTGCTGAACCCCGGCGACGCCGTCATCGTCGAAGCGCCCACCTACCCCGGCGCACTGCACAGTCTGCGGAACCGCCAGGCTGCCTTCTACACCGTGCCCTGCGACACCGAGGGTATGCAGGTGGAGGCCATCCCCGAGACGATCAAGCGCGCACAAGCCGACGGCAAAACGGTCAAATTCATCTACAGCATCGTCAACTTCCAGAACCCCTCGGGCTACACCCTCTCCACAGAGCGCAGGAAACGACTTCTGGAGATCGCCGGGGAGCAGGGACTCCCCATCTTCGAGGACGACCCCTACGGGCATCTCCGCTTCGACGGCGAACACAGACCGACCATCTACTCCATGGATACCGACGGTATCGTCGTCTACGCCTGTTCCTTCTCCAAGATCCTGGCCCCCGGCACACGGGTCGCCTGGGCGGTGGGCCCCAAGGACGTCATCCGAAAGATGGTCATGGTCAAACAGGGGAGCGACCTCTGCACCAGCGTGGTCACCCAGGCCCTGGTCTACGAATACTGCCGGCAGGGACACCTGGACAGCCACCTCCCCAAGATCATCGACCACTACCGAACCAAACGGGACGGCATGGCCAGGGCCTTCAACAGCCACCTCCCCTCTTCGATGGAGTACACCATCCCCGAGGGCGGGTTCTTCTTCTGGCTCAGACTGCCGGGCATCGACACGAAGGAGCTCTTCTACAAGGCCGTCGACAAAGGGGTGGCCTTCGTCATCGGCGAGGCCTTCTTCCCCGAAGGCGGCGGCAGGGAGTATCTCAGAACCTGCTTCACCTTCGCCGGTGAACAGGAATTCGAAGAGGGAGCCCAGCGTCTGGCCTCGGCCATCGAAGAGATGTAG
- a CDS encoding alanine--glyoxylate aminotransferase family protein — protein sequence MDRYLVTPGPVPVPQGGQEAGVRQPVSHREPAFSVLLARVVNRLRDLLDTSGPVVVLPSSGTGALEALVQNLIAPGERVLSVSCGAFGERFREIARRRGAEVVPLDIPWGRAVSPEEVRSALRNSGGVAAVLLTHNETSTGVVNPVEAIASVLPGKKPLLLVDSVSGLGAMPCFPERWGVDGLASASQKGLLAPPGLGIAWLSPRGWEKASAASQGGLYFDLPSYRERMEGGRPQTPCTPAVTLLNVLDATLHLMVSVGYGNWFAEKRRFAAVLCGLAESMGIPPLVETPDHRSPGVTALSVPGAGGCLQEQLRALGMETAGGQGPLKGEIVRIASYAQVGWMDLSLIAGTLFAAARECGMSVTAPDIEGAWEQWKEGRHVEDTDHRRH from the coding sequence ATGGATCGCTATCTCGTCACACCGGGCCCCGTCCCGGTACCCCAGGGAGGGCAGGAGGCCGGCGTCAGGCAGCCCGTGAGCCACAGGGAACCGGCCTTCTCCGTGCTCCTCGCCCGGGTGGTCAACAGACTCAGGGATCTTCTGGATACCAGCGGGCCGGTGGTGGTGCTCCCCTCTTCGGGGACCGGTGCCCTGGAAGCGCTGGTGCAGAACCTGATTGCGCCGGGTGAGCGGGTGCTCTCTGTCTCCTGCGGCGCCTTTGGGGAGCGGTTCCGGGAGATTGCCCGCCGGCGGGGGGCAGAGGTGGTGCCCCTCGATATCCCCTGGGGGCGGGCCGTATCGCCGGAGGAGGTCCGGAGCGCCCTGCGAAACAGCGGCGGGGTCGCGGCGGTGCTGTTGACCCACAACGAGACCTCCACAGGTGTGGTCAATCCGGTGGAGGCGATCGCTTCCGTGCTTCCCGGGAAGAAACCGCTCCTGCTGGTCGATTCGGTGAGCGGCCTGGGTGCCATGCCCTGCTTCCCCGAACGATGGGGGGTCGACGGTCTGGCCAGTGCGTCGCAAAAAGGGTTGCTCGCTCCACCGGGACTCGGGATCGCCTGGCTCTCGCCGCGGGGATGGGAGAAGGCCTCTGCGGCCAGTCAGGGAGGACTCTATTTCGATCTGCCCTCCTACCGGGAGCGGATGGAGGGGGGGCGGCCGCAGACGCCCTGCACGCCGGCCGTGACGCTGCTCAACGTTTTGGACGCCACTCTGCACCTGATGGTCTCGGTGGGCTACGGCAACTGGTTTGCGGAAAAACGCCGCTTTGCCGCCGTGCTCTGCGGGCTGGCCGAGTCGATGGGGATCCCGCCGCTGGTGGAAACGCCGGACCACCGCTCTCCCGGGGTGACGGCGCTCTCGGTGCCCGGGGCAGGGGGCTGTCTGCAGGAGCAGCTGCGTGCCCTTGGTATGGAGACAGCCGGCGGGCAGGGACCTCTGAAGGGGGAGATTGTCCGGATTGCCTCCTATGCGCAGGTCGGGTGGATGGATCTCAGCCTCATTGCGGGAACGCTTTTCGCCGCAGCCCGGGAGTGCGGTATGTCCGTGACTGCCCCGGATATCGAGGGTGCGTGGGAACAGTGGAAGGAGGGGCGGCATGTGGAAGATACTGATCACAGACGTCATTGA
- the serA gene encoding phosphoglycerate dehydrogenase, which produces MWKILITDVIDAMGIELLQQARDVAVEQRLHLSAEELREAIGGYDALITRSGTPLDAGTLHRAKRLKVVARAGVGVDNIDLVAASKLGIVVLNAPTGNTLAATELTFADTLALLRKVPQASRSVMEGKWERKAYVGIQLYGKTLLIVGLGRIGSNVARRAKAFGMQVLAYDPYIAAEKAEHLSVELVDDLHGALALADVVTLHVPLTGETRCMVDEVALKAMKEGAYLVNCARGPLLDEPACAAALRRGHLAGIATDVYASEPPGTDHPLFSEDLLDRVVATPHIGANTREAQSEVSRIAAANLLAALRGSYYEHAVNLPFMHQQLDHTEKQYLALARKIGNVAATVLRMPPETVKVTHRGTLSRKRNGPVPFDAPCPYSPYTTGTLKGLLEIHQGPEVSYMGAPLLAEERGIQIEESWADSTTYLSMIEGCVAGGRDEVRISGTVTEDRRQRIVQINGYWLEFIPEGTLLIFQNHDRPGVIGTIGTVLGDAGINIANFALGRKNGSGLALGAVQVDSAIGGATLDRLQEAADLLWAVEIHFPDEGAVS; this is translated from the coding sequence ATGTGGAAGATACTGATCACAGACGTCATTGACGCCATGGGAATCGAGCTGCTCCAGCAGGCCCGGGATGTGGCGGTGGAACAGCGGCTCCATCTCTCCGCTGAAGAATTGAGGGAGGCCATCGGCGGCTACGATGCCCTGATCACCCGAAGCGGCACCCCTCTCGACGCCGGGACGCTGCATCGGGCCAAGCGCTTGAAGGTGGTGGCCCGAGCCGGTGTAGGGGTCGACAATATCGACCTGGTGGCCGCGAGCAAGCTTGGTATCGTGGTGCTCAACGCCCCCACGGGGAACACCCTGGCGGCGACGGAGCTCACCTTCGCCGATACGCTGGCCCTGCTGCGCAAGGTCCCCCAGGCCTCCCGGTCGGTGATGGAGGGCAAGTGGGAGCGCAAGGCCTATGTGGGCATCCAGCTCTACGGGAAGACGCTCCTGATCGTGGGGCTGGGACGGATCGGCAGCAATGTGGCCCGACGGGCCAAGGCCTTCGGCATGCAGGTGCTGGCCTACGATCCCTATATCGCGGCCGAGAAGGCGGAACACCTCTCCGTGGAGCTTGTGGACGACCTCCACGGTGCCCTGGCCCTTGCCGACGTGGTGACCCTCCATGTGCCGCTCACCGGCGAGACCCGCTGCATGGTTGATGAGGTGGCGCTGAAGGCGATGAAGGAGGGGGCCTATCTGGTGAACTGCGCCCGCGGCCCTCTGCTCGATGAGCCTGCCTGCGCCGCGGCCCTCCGGAGGGGGCACCTGGCCGGCATCGCCACCGATGTCTACGCCTCTGAACCGCCGGGGACGGATCATCCTCTTTTCAGCGAGGATCTCCTGGACAGAGTGGTGGCCACACCCCACATCGGGGCCAACACCCGGGAGGCGCAGTCGGAGGTCTCCAGGATCGCCGCCGCCAATCTGCTGGCGGCCTTGCGGGGGAGCTACTACGAGCACGCCGTGAATCTCCCCTTTATGCACCAGCAGCTGGACCATACGGAGAAGCAGTACCTTGCTCTGGCGCGGAAGATCGGCAATGTGGCCGCCACGGTGCTCCGGATGCCGCCGGAGACGGTGAAGGTCACCCACCGGGGCACCCTTTCCCGGAAGCGGAACGGTCCGGTCCCCTTCGACGCGCCCTGCCCCTATTCGCCCTACACCACTGGGACCTTGAAGGGACTGCTCGAGATCCACCAGGGCCCGGAGGTCTCCTATATGGGTGCGCCGCTGCTCGCCGAGGAGCGGGGGATTCAGATCGAGGAGAGCTGGGCGGATTCCACCACCTATCTGTCGATGATCGAGGGGTGCGTAGCAGGCGGTCGCGACGAGGTGCGGATCAGTGGAACGGTCACCGAGGACAGGCGGCAGCGTATCGTCCAGATCAACGGATACTGGCTGGAGTTCATCCCCGAGGGGACACTGCTGATCTTCCAGAATCACGACCGTCCCGGCGTGATCGGGACGATCGGGACGGTACTGGGGGATGCCGGCATCAACATCGCCAACTTCGCCCTGGGCCGGAAGAACGGGAGCGGTCTCGCCCTCGGCGCGGTGCAGGTGGACAGCGCCATCGGAGGCGCTACCCTGGATCGGCTGCAGGAGGCCGCCGATCTCCTCTGGGCGGTGGAGATCCATTTTCCTGATGAGGGGGCGGTCTCGTGA